The Aeromicrobium yanjiei genome includes a region encoding these proteins:
- the coaA gene encoding type I pantothenate kinase: MTRDQSPYVELERAAWAELAGDVPQPLNPDEIERVRGLGDELDLEEVRQVYLPMTQLISMRVRLAAALYEATEEFLHAPQSRRTPFVIGIAGSVAVGKSTTARLLRELLAQSPDHPVVELVTTDGFLFPNAELERRGLLDRKGFPESYDRKALLRFVMEVKSGVEVVTAPVYSHLTYDRTDEVVTVKAPDIVIVEGLNVLAPARPRGDGSPGLAVSDFFDFSIYVDASGKDLRRWYIDRFLTLRKTAFADPASYFHRYSSFSDEEAVQRASELWDTINYPNLKENIATTRGRASLVLRKGPDHAVSWVRLRKI; this comes from the coding sequence ATGACGCGCGACCAGTCACCGTACGTTGAGCTCGAACGGGCCGCATGGGCCGAGCTCGCCGGTGACGTCCCCCAGCCGCTCAACCCCGACGAGATCGAGCGGGTACGCGGCCTCGGCGACGAGCTCGACCTCGAGGAGGTCCGCCAGGTCTACCTGCCGATGACGCAGCTGATCAGCATGCGCGTACGCCTCGCGGCCGCCCTGTACGAGGCGACCGAGGAGTTCCTGCACGCCCCCCAGTCGCGGCGCACCCCGTTCGTGATCGGCATCGCCGGATCCGTCGCAGTCGGCAAGTCCACGACCGCCCGCCTGCTGCGCGAGCTGCTGGCCCAGTCCCCCGACCACCCCGTGGTCGAGCTGGTCACGACCGACGGCTTCTTGTTCCCCAACGCCGAGCTCGAGCGCCGGGGGCTGCTGGATCGCAAGGGTTTCCCCGAGTCGTACGACCGCAAGGCCCTCCTGCGCTTCGTGATGGAGGTCAAGTCCGGTGTCGAGGTCGTGACCGCCCCGGTCTACTCCCACCTGACGTACGACCGCACCGACGAGGTCGTGACCGTCAAGGCGCCCGACATCGTCATCGTGGAGGGCCTGAACGTCCTCGCCCCCGCACGACCCCGCGGCGACGGCTCGCCCGGCCTGGCCGTCAGCGACTTCTTCGACTTCTCGATCTACGTCGACGCGTCGGGCAAGGACCTGCGCCGCTGGTACATCGACCGCTTCCTGACCCTGCGCAAGACCGCCTTCGCCGATCCCGCGTCGTACTTCCACCGCTACAGCTCGTTCTCCGACGAGGAGGCGGTGCAGCGCGCGAGCGAGCTGTGGGACACGATCAACTACCCCAACCTCAAGGAGAACATCGCCACGACACGTGGCCGTGCCTCCCTCGTGCTGCGCAAGGGACCCGACCACGCCGTGAGCTGGGTGCGCCTGCGCAAGATCTGA
- a CDS encoding GNAT family N-acetyltransferase, producing MTRVQRVDVSDDAAFAELYGLYARAHTRTFDGPYLAIEKRVNLTDDAYGTKAAVVARDVHGLAVAGGTAVMALQDNTAIAFVEVFVPPEHRRRGHGSAVLDALLDIGRQHGRTIALGEAVWAVDQQTDAGRAFAEARGFTLDIVDAVRELTLPADVPPLVLDPAYTLETWRGPCPQEWLDEYADLRRMLNAEAPSGDIGLENEHWDAARVRKDEADLARVGRIMQVSVARAPDGSLAGHTQLAFPGEGDEVYQWDTLVRPAHRGHGLGLALKIHAMQAAADLLEGRRRITTWNAASNTHMIAVNERLGFWQSAWAGEYVRTI from the coding sequence ATGACCAGGGTCCAGCGCGTCGACGTGTCCGACGACGCGGCGTTCGCGGAGCTCTACGGTCTCTACGCACGAGCGCACACACGGACCTTCGACGGTCCCTACCTGGCGATCGAGAAGCGCGTCAACCTGACCGACGACGCGTACGGCACCAAGGCCGCGGTCGTCGCCCGGGACGTCCACGGTCTCGCGGTCGCGGGCGGCACGGCGGTCATGGCGCTGCAGGACAACACGGCGATCGCCTTCGTGGAGGTGTTCGTGCCGCCGGAGCACCGTCGCCGGGGTCACGGCTCGGCCGTGCTCGATGCGCTGCTCGACATCGGACGTCAGCACGGACGCACGATCGCTCTCGGGGAGGCGGTGTGGGCGGTCGACCAGCAGACGGATGCGGGGCGTGCCTTCGCGGAGGCGCGCGGGTTCACGCTCGACATCGTGGACGCGGTGCGTGAGCTGACGTTGCCCGCCGACGTGCCGCCCCTCGTGCTCGACCCCGCGTACACGCTGGAGACGTGGCGCGGCCCCTGCCCGCAGGAGTGGCTCGACGAGTACGCAGACCTGCGCCGGATGCTCAATGCCGAGGCGCCCAGCGGCGACATCGGGCTGGAGAACGAGCACTGGGACGCTGCACGGGTCCGCAAGGACGAGGCCGACCTGGCCCGGGTCGGCCGCATCATGCAGGTGTCGGTCGCCCGTGCCCCCGACGGCTCGCTCGCGGGCCACACCCAGCTGGCCTTCCCCGGCGAGGGTGACGAGGTCTATCAGTGGGACACCCTCGTCCGTCCGGCCCACCGCGGTCATGGGCTCGGTCTCGCGCTCAAGATCCACGCGATGCAGGCCGCGGCGGACCTGCTGGAGGGCCGGCGGCGCATCACGACGTGGAATGCGGCCAGCAACACCCACATGATCGCGGTGAACGAGCGGCTCGGCTTCTGGCAGAGCGCCTGGGCCGGGGAGTACGTGCGAACGATCTGA
- a CDS encoding serine/threonine-protein kinase, which produces MPARGLPPPELDGFTFVRLIGRGGFADVHLYRQAVPAREVAVKVLHPVVAAETDIEFFHAEANVMAQLSGHPSIVPIFQADVAADGRPYIVMEYCPGPSLGERYRIEEIPLSDVLEIGIKISAAVETAHRAGILHRDIKPHNVLTNAYGTPLLTDFGIATATDDPQTTETTLSVPWAPPEAFRGTAAKDVRSDVYSLGATVYSLLARRSPYQRDDQPNDAIAMGIRISTEPLRPTGRSDVPAALEEVLARAMARSIHDRYASALDFAQALQRVQIDLGLPPTRIEVLDSSADPRRATAVVDDLTTVRPITLTVPEGAPAGTGSGPRPRPGSPGRTWARRAAALLAVAAVVAGALAFLRPDDAPSSDGPLPSVVGAAYDNPACTEEYILQLTRGNPRGFAERINAVSELVPDVKYLRGSDACETYDPVNRDGEPYYLAWTGPYATLEDVCTARREAGISEAIPHLLDADQRGRSFCVCLESVDDLPALDSSTDTSFDEGLLVNELQQILLIRGYLDEPRTDEGIGIIAQGFDAPTTAALKAYQADRGIAPDGRTGSATWSALKAEEYDSGRPVCP; this is translated from the coding sequence GTGCCAGCACGCGGTCTTCCGCCCCCTGAGCTGGACGGCTTCACCTTCGTCCGGCTCATCGGCCGAGGCGGCTTCGCCGATGTGCACCTGTATCGACAGGCCGTCCCGGCGCGCGAGGTCGCGGTCAAGGTGCTCCACCCGGTCGTCGCCGCCGAGACGGACATCGAGTTCTTCCACGCCGAGGCGAACGTCATGGCCCAGCTGTCCGGGCACCCGTCGATCGTGCCGATCTTCCAGGCCGACGTCGCGGCGGACGGACGGCCCTACATCGTGATGGAGTACTGCCCCGGCCCCAGCCTCGGGGAGCGCTACCGGATCGAGGAGATCCCGCTGTCGGACGTCCTCGAGATCGGCATCAAGATCTCGGCCGCGGTCGAGACCGCCCACCGCGCCGGCATCCTGCACCGTGACATCAAGCCGCACAACGTCCTCACGAACGCGTACGGCACACCCCTGCTGACGGACTTCGGGATCGCGACGGCCACCGACGACCCGCAGACGACCGAGACGACGCTGTCGGTGCCGTGGGCCCCGCCCGAGGCGTTCCGCGGCACGGCCGCCAAGGACGTGCGCAGCGACGTGTACTCGCTCGGCGCCACGGTCTACAGCCTGCTCGCGCGGCGGTCGCCGTACCAGCGCGACGACCAGCCGAACGACGCGATCGCGATGGGCATCCGCATCTCCACCGAACCCTTGCGCCCCACCGGGCGCAGCGACGTCCCGGCCGCCCTCGAGGAGGTGCTGGCCCGGGCGATGGCCCGGTCGATCCACGACAGGTACGCCTCGGCGCTCGACTTCGCTCAGGCCCTGCAGCGCGTCCAGATCGACCTGGGCCTGCCACCGACCCGTATCGAGGTGCTCGACTCCTCCGCCGACCCCCGGCGCGCCACGGCCGTCGTGGACGACCTCACCACCGTTCGCCCGATCACGCTGACCGTTCCCGAGGGAGCACCGGCCGGCACCGGCTCCGGCCCCCGCCCACGACCGGGCTCTCCCGGACGGACCTGGGCGAGGCGGGCAGCGGCGCTGCTCGCGGTCGCGGCGGTCGTCGCGGGGGCCCTGGCCTTCCTGCGTCCCGACGACGCCCCCTCCAGCGACGGACCGCTGCCGAGCGTCGTCGGCGCGGCCTACGACAACCCCGCGTGCACCGAGGAGTACATCCTGCAGCTCACCCGGGGCAATCCGAGAGGCTTCGCCGAGCGGATCAACGCCGTCTCCGAGCTCGTGCCGGACGTGAAGTACCTCCGCGGCTCGGACGCGTGCGAGACCTACGATCCGGTCAACCGCGACGGCGAGCCCTACTACCTCGCGTGGACAGGTCCCTACGCCACGCTCGAGGACGTGTGCACCGCACGCCGCGAGGCCGGCATCAGCGAGGCGATCCCGCACCTGCTCGACGCAGATCAGCGCGGGCGCAGCTTCTGCGTGTGCCTGGAGTCCGTCGACGACCTCCCGGCGCTCGACAGCTCGACCGACACCTCGTTCGACGAGGGGCTTCTCGTCAACGAGCTGCAGCAGATCCTGCTGATCCGCGGCTACCTCGACGAGCCCCGCACCGACGAGGGCATCGGCATCATCGCCCAGGGCTTCGACGCCCCGACGACCGCGGCGCTCAAGGCGTACCAGGCCGACCGGGGCATCGCGCCCGACGGCCGCACCGGGTCCGCGACCTGGAGCGCCCTCAAGGCCGAGGAGTACGACAGCGGACGGCCGGTGTGCCCCTGA
- the glmM gene encoding phosphoglucosamine mutase, whose amino-acid sequence MGRIFGTDGVRGVANRDLTAELAVDLAVAAAHVLGEVGAFADQRPTAVVARDPRASGEFLEAAVVAGLASAGVDVHRLGVVPTPGAAFLTSFLEADMGVMISASHNAMPDNGIKFLARGGLKLDDQLEVLIEDRLEEPWDRPTGAGVGRIGDSHAGVAAYVKHLVSTCPRPLDGLRVVLDCANGAAYEVGPAVFEELGATVIAIHAEPDGLNINDNCGSTHLDDLQVAVVRHGADAGFAFDGDADRCLAVDETGAVVDGDHILAILALAARDAGRLTDDTVVATVMSNLGFVQALESAGISVIQTAVGDRYVLEAMRAGGFNMGGEQSGHVIMGDYATTGDGVLTAVHLAARMAESGTPLSRLASVMTRLPQVLINVPGVDKSRADTDPTLLGEVAIASSRLGDTGRVLLRQSGTEPLVRVMVEAATAEQATEVAEHLAGVVRSTLSL is encoded by the coding sequence GTGGGCCGGATCTTTGGCACCGATGGCGTTCGCGGTGTCGCGAATCGTGATCTGACGGCCGAGCTCGCAGTCGACCTCGCGGTCGCCGCGGCCCACGTCCTGGGTGAGGTCGGTGCTTTCGCCGACCAGCGCCCCACAGCAGTCGTGGCCCGCGATCCCCGCGCCTCAGGAGAGTTCCTGGAGGCTGCGGTGGTCGCGGGCCTTGCTTCTGCCGGCGTGGACGTGCACCGCCTCGGCGTCGTGCCGACGCCGGGAGCGGCGTTCCTGACCTCCTTCCTCGAGGCGGACATGGGCGTCATGATCTCCGCGAGCCACAACGCGATGCCCGACAACGGCATCAAGTTCCTCGCCCGCGGCGGGCTCAAGCTCGACGACCAGCTCGAGGTCCTCATCGAGGATCGCCTCGAGGAGCCGTGGGACCGGCCGACCGGCGCCGGCGTCGGTCGCATCGGCGACAGCCACGCGGGTGTGGCGGCGTACGTCAAGCACCTCGTGTCGACCTGCCCGCGTCCGCTCGACGGCCTGCGGGTCGTGCTGGACTGCGCGAACGGTGCGGCGTACGAGGTGGGTCCTGCGGTGTTCGAAGAGCTCGGCGCGACGGTCATCGCGATCCACGCCGAGCCCGACGGCCTCAACATCAACGACAACTGCGGCTCGACGCACCTGGACGACCTGCAGGTCGCCGTCGTCCGGCACGGCGCGGACGCAGGCTTCGCCTTCGACGGTGATGCCGACCGCTGCCTCGCGGTCGACGAGACCGGCGCGGTCGTCGACGGCGACCACATCCTGGCGATCCTGGCGCTCGCAGCACGCGACGCCGGACGCCTGACCGACGACACGGTCGTCGCGACGGTGATGAGCAACCTCGGCTTCGTCCAGGCGCTCGAGAGCGCCGGCATCTCCGTGATCCAGACCGCCGTCGGCGACCGCTACGTGCTCGAGGCGATGCGTGCCGGTGGCTTCAACATGGGCGGCGAGCAGTCGGGCCACGTCATCATGGGCGACTACGCGACCACCGGCGACGGGGTCCTGACCGCGGTGCACCTGGCCGCGCGCATGGCCGAGTCCGGCACTCCGCTGTCGCGGCTCGCGTCGGTCATGACGCGCCTGCCGCAGGTGCTGATCAACGTCCCGGGCGTCGACAAGTCCCGCGCCGACACCGATCCGACGCTGCTGGGCGAGGTGGCCATCGCGTCGTCGAGGCTCGGCGACACGGGCCGGGTGCTGCTGCGCCAGTCCGGCACCGAGCCGCTCGTGCGCGTGATGGTGGAGGCGGCGACGGCCGAGCAGGCCACCGAGGTGGCCGAGCACCTGGCCGGTGTGGTCCGCTCGACGCTGTCGCTGTGA
- the rpsI gene encoding 30S ribosomal protein S9, with protein sequence MAETTTEETTEFQTNSEGVAYTSESAGASETSSKPATIAPGAATGRRKEAIARVRIVPGTGVWTVNGKPLEEYLPNKLHQQIAKEAFAETGLQDRFDVIARVTGGGMTGQAGALRLGVARSLNQIDEEANRPVLKKAGLLTRDSRIKERKKAGLKKARKAPQYSKR encoded by the coding sequence GTGGCTGAGACCACCACCGAAGAGACCACCGAGTTCCAGACCAACTCCGAGGGTGTTGCTTACACCTCCGAGTCAGCTGGCGCTTCCGAGACCTCCAGCAAGCCCGCGACGATCGCTCCGGGTGCTGCGACGGGCCGCCGCAAGGAGGCCATCGCTCGCGTCCGCATCGTGCCGGGCACCGGCGTCTGGACCGTCAACGGCAAGCCGCTCGAGGAGTACCTCCCCAACAAGCTGCACCAGCAGATTGCCAAGGAGGCCTTCGCCGAGACGGGTCTGCAGGACCGCTTCGACGTCATCGCGCGCGTCACCGGTGGTGGCATGACCGGTCAGGCCGGCGCCCTGCGTCTCGGCGTGGCCCGCTCGCTCAACCAGATCGACGAAGAGGCCAACCGCCCGGTGCTGAAGAAGGCCGGACTCCTGACGCGCGACTCGCGCATCAAGGAGCGCAAGAAGGCTGGTCTCAAGAAGGCTCGTAAGGCTCCGCAGTACAGCAAGCGCTGA
- the rplM gene encoding 50S ribosomal protein L13, whose protein sequence is MRTFSPKPSDITRQWHVIDAEDIVLGRLAVQAATLLRGKHKPTYAPHVDGGDFVIIVNAEKVALSGNKRRDKLAYRHSGYPGGLKSIAYGDLLDKDARKAIEKSVRGMLPKNRLGDQLITKLKVYSGPEHPHTAQKPQPFEITQISQ, encoded by the coding sequence GTGCGCACGTTCAGCCCCAAGCCGTCTGACATCACCCGTCAGTGGCACGTCATCGACGCCGAGGACATCGTTCTGGGCCGTCTCGCCGTCCAGGCTGCGACGCTGCTCCGCGGCAAGCACAAGCCGACATATGCTCCGCACGTCGACGGTGGCGACTTCGTCATCATCGTCAACGCGGAGAAGGTTGCCCTCTCGGGCAACAAGCGTCGCGACAAGCTCGCGTACCGTCACAGCGGCTACCCGGGTGGACTCAAGTCCATCGCCTACGGTGACCTGCTGGACAAGGATGCCCGCAAGGCGATCGAGAAGTCGGTCCGCGGCATGCTCCCCAAGAACCGTCTGGGTGATCAGCTGATCACGAAGCTCAAGGTCTACTCCGGCCCCGAGCACCCGCACACCGCCCAGAAGCCCCAGCCGTTCGAGATCACGCAGATCTCCCAGTAA
- a CDS encoding citrate synthase, with amino-acid sequence MTENQTLTVRDNRSGEEFEIPITDGTIRAGDLGKIGKTDDEPGLAVYDPGFTNTASTRSSVTFIDGDKGILEYRGYPIEQLAEKSTFLEVAYLLIHGELPTKEQHEQWVHEITFHTFVHENVKSLMQGFRYDAHPMGMLLSSVGALSTFYPEARNISDPQVRHEQVVRMIAKMPTLGAWSFRHAQGKPYVYPDNDLSYTENFLSMLFKMSEPKYDPDPRLAKALDVLLILHADHEQNCSTNAVRSVGSSQVDPYSAVSAGIAALYGPLHGGANEAVLKMLKRIGSKENIPAFIEGVKNGDEKLMGFGHRVYKNYDPRATIIKKACDDVFEVTGVNPLLEIAQELERIALEDEYFVKRKLYPNVDFYSGLIYEALQFPPEMFTVLFAIGRTPGWLAQWSELVDDKEQKIARPKQIYTGDRQLEFIPASERWA; translated from the coding sequence GTGACCGAGAACCAGACCCTGACCGTCCGAGACAATCGCTCGGGCGAGGAATTCGAGATCCCGATCACGGATGGCACCATCCGCGCGGGCGACCTCGGCAAGATCGGCAAGACGGACGATGAGCCCGGACTTGCGGTCTACGACCCCGGCTTCACCAACACCGCCTCCACGCGCAGCTCCGTCACGTTCATCGACGGTGACAAGGGCATCCTGGAGTACCGCGGCTACCCGATCGAGCAGCTGGCCGAGAAGTCCACGTTCCTCGAGGTCGCCTACCTGCTCATCCACGGCGAGCTGCCCACCAAGGAGCAGCACGAGCAGTGGGTGCACGAGATCACGTTCCACACGTTCGTGCACGAGAACGTCAAGTCCCTGATGCAGGGCTTCCGCTACGACGCGCACCCCATGGGAATGCTGCTGTCGAGCGTCGGTGCCCTGTCGACGTTCTACCCCGAGGCGCGCAACATCAGCGATCCGCAGGTGCGCCACGAGCAGGTCGTGCGCATGATCGCCAAGATGCCGACGCTCGGCGCATGGTCGTTCCGCCACGCCCAGGGCAAGCCGTACGTCTACCCCGACAACGACCTGTCCTACACCGAGAACTTCCTCTCGATGCTGTTCAAGATGTCCGAGCCGAAGTACGACCCGGACCCGCGCCTGGCCAAGGCCCTCGACGTCCTGCTGATCCTGCACGCGGACCACGAGCAGAACTGCTCGACCAACGCGGTGCGCTCGGTCGGCTCGAGCCAGGTCGACCCCTACTCCGCGGTCAGCGCCGGCATCGCGGCCCTCTACGGCCCGCTGCACGGTGGCGCCAACGAGGCCGTGCTGAAGATGCTCAAGCGCATCGGCAGCAAGGAGAACATCCCGGCGTTCATCGAGGGCGTCAAGAACGGCGACGAGAAGCTCATGGGCTTCGGTCACCGCGTCTACAAGAACTACGATCCGCGCGCCACGATCATCAAGAAGGCCTGTGACGACGTCTTCGAGGTCACCGGGGTCAACCCGCTCCTCGAGATCGCCCAGGAGCTCGAGAGGATCGCGCTCGAGGACGAGTACTTCGTCAAGCGCAAGCTCTACCCCAACGTCGACTTCTACTCGGGCCTGATCTACGAGGCGCTGCAGTTCCCGCCCGAGATGTTCACGGTCCTGTTCGCGATCGGCCGCACCCCGGGCTGGCTCGCACAGTGGTCGGAGCTGGTGGACGACAAGGAGCAGAAGATCGCTCGTCCCAAGCAGATCTACACCGGCGACCGTCAGCTGGAGTTCATCCCCGCTTCCGAGCGCTGGGCCTGA